In the Kwoniella shandongensis chromosome 6, complete sequence genome, GTGAAAGGAGTGCTTCCTCGAAAGAGTGTGATTCCCGCTGACCTCAGCGCTGTCTTTggactttgactcaccagcCCTAGCGTCCATCTCGCACAGTGTCGCCAATCTTGATACAATTAAACCCCTAGCAAGTCCAAACCGGATGCCAATGTCCATGGTCTGGTCGAGGTATCTCTTTGAAACAAAGAATGACAACATGCCTGTCCCAACCGGTCCATCGAACAGCTTTGAGGGGTCAACACAACAGTTGTCAACCTCGAACTTACAGTCATATTCTTGTTTTCTTGCCCAGGCAGACATCTTATCTCCTGATAAACCGCTTCTAATCTAAGCTCCCCGATGATCGATCCGTTGATTAAAGATCGCACTGGATATCGCTCGTCCTGAACCTTGGTGAATGTAGACACCAGAGGTAGGGTGACTGAAGCAAAATACACGGACTGGTTCGATCGCCAACGACAAATTTGCAACACTGGGCGTCAGCGCTTCAGGAGATCTGTACTCACCACACGATGACGGTTCTGGAATTCCTTCGAAAGTGAATACCTCTCCCCAAAAAGGGACCGCTGACACGTCTTCCGCTTTTGCCCATGTGGTTCGGGCAACTACCCTACCATCGATACACCTTGACATCAGCTTTACCTCAGACCAGCGAACTCACAATTCAACGCAAAGGTCATCCTTACTCGTCCATCCGTGCTTGACATGTTTCCAACTTGATCCTGTCAGATTACTTGATCTGACACTCGAGCCTTCGACTGACGTGGATTTCAGCTTCGAGCTTGAACTGTCGGTAGCCAAGTGTTGACCCTCGGAGACTACCATTTCGTGCAGGTCAAGTACACGCAGCTGTAGACGCCGATGGATGTGGTTCTCGTCGCGTATCGCATACGATCGGAATAAGATGAACCATTCATTCCTTATCTTTGTTGAGTTAAACGATAAGAACAGCAGTGTGTCCTGCTGTTCCTGTTTCCGTTCAATGGCGGCCGTGATGTCGGAGTTGAGACTTTCTTCCGTGGGTCGTGGTGTGAGGAATTTGTTCGAGACAGGATGAAGGGACGAGCTGGCTCCGGCTGTTGCGTAGGAGAGGGTTGAGCCTCGGCCTCTAGAGAGCACCTTGAGAGGTGACATTGAGGGGTGTACGCCGTGACTTCCGGACGAAGACATTTGCACGCTGGATTGCGAAGCATTTTCGTCGACTGTACCATTGAAAGGCAACAGTAGTGACAACGTGTGTGGACGATTACAGGCTGTGTAGTGCACGTACTGTATCGCTTCGACAGTCCAGTTGGGCTGTATCGGATCCAATGATTGTTGTAACACAGGTCGGTTACTATGATCGTAGACCCGTAATGTTCCCGCAAGAgatcctccagctcctgcgACAACAAACTCTATCCTTCCTTGGTACCATCGGCCCAGCTTCTTTTTCCCCTTGCCATCCCGACTTACTGGAGATGTCCAATCTAGGGTCATATGTGGGATGGATCGGGAGTCTCACCATAAGCGTGCGACCAGAGATAAAGGACTCACGCCTCAAAGACGCCCCTAGCGACGGGCGTTTGTTATATCTCTCCGGCGCAGCACTTGCTGACGGCAGACCAAACAGTAGCTCCggtgatgtgatgggtgATTTCACATCATCAGGCtgaggtgaagaagctcgGAGTCTGGCTGTTCCGAGGGATGATTTCGGGCGTAGCTACTTGGGTGTCAGTGTAGACGAGGGAGTGGTGTGTGTGACACTTACCAAGTCGAGAGCAGATGATCTCTTGGTCCTTTCTTTCTGACcagggtgagggagagacTGTGATGGATGTGCTATTAGGAACTGCACTGGGGTGCTGAATACTCGAACAGACATTGTACAGGATTgggatgtgtgtgtgttcaGTACAATGAATGACCTTTCTTTGTATGCGATGATATGCGACAATAAACCTTGGATGTACCACTCAAATCGCacggaccacctccactctgttAACTTGTACCTCGATGACAAGTGATAAGCTGCAGATGGATTCCAGGCAGATGATATCCACGTCATTATACTTACGGAATTAGAACAGACCTCCGCCCTTGACCGGTCCGTAAAGTGCTAGCTAGTGagtacatcatcatcatcgtaagCAAGTCAAAAGTCACTACAAACCGCATCCACCTGAGTGTCCCTGTTACCCTACACCCATACCATTCCCCATCACCGGTCCGCCGTAATCAATCATATCATTTAGATTCATTCATCGTTCACACTTTTGCTTTCATTCCCGTTCCCAaacattcttcttctcacacCTTTTCATATCCTCAACCCTCAATCATATACATAGCTGCCCACGGTGAGTGCATACACAtcaatgcatgcatacaCCCATGCGCGCTCGCTTAGCTGACTCATTCTGCCTCAGATGTCCTCTCAAGATTCCAAGCGAGgttccatcccttccatgGAGACAGCAGGTGACGCTTTGAAGGATGAGACAGTGGTCGTCGTGCTCGGCGCCAGTGGTGATctcgccaagaagaagacattcCCAGCCTTGTTCGCGCTCTTCGCCCAAGGTCTCCTCCCCAAAGACGTTCACATCGTCGGATACGCTAGAACCAGTGAGTTCGATGACGTAGACGGAAGTTCTGTCGAATCCGCACTTACTCATGTTTTCTCAATCGCAGAaatggacgacgacgagttcCACAAGAGAGAGACTCAATACATCAAGGGTGATGaggacaagatcaaggagttCCAAAAAATCTCTTCCTACATTTCCGGCCCTTACGATGAGGATTCGGGTTTCCAACAACTCCTCAAGCATGTTGAGGAACtcgagggaaagagagagaagccCAACCGAGTCTTCTACATGGCTCTCCCCCCATCCGTTTTCACCACCGTTGCCaagggattgaagaagaactgCTACTCGGACAAGGGAATCAACcgaatcatcatcgagaAGCCGTTCGGAAAGGATCTCGAATCATGTCgacagatgatgacggaTTTGAAGGCCGAGTGGTCGGAGAATGAGACCTACAGAATCGACCATTACCTCGGAAAGGAAATGATCAAGAACATGCTCGTCTTGCGTTTCGGCaacgtcttcctcgacgctTCGTTCAACAAAAACTTTATCAGCAACGTCCAGATCACATTCAAGGAGCCTTTCGGAACCGAGGGTCGAGGAGGATACTTTGACGAGTTTGGAATCATTCGGGATGTCTGTCAGAACCGTGAGTAACCCCGTTATTGGATGAGCTAACCCGCAGATCTCTTGCAAACTCTGTCCGTTCTTGCTATGGAACGACCCGTCTCCTTTTCGGCCGAGGATGTTcgagatgagaaggtgagcaagatCTTCCAGCGCTGCACTAACAGAATCAGGTCAAACTCCTCAGATCCATCCCTCCTATCGAGCGAAAAGACGTCCTTCTCGGTCAATACGTTGGTAACGGTGACAAGCCAGGGTACCTTGAAGACGACACCGTTCCCAAGGGCTCGGTTTGCCCCACTTTTGCCGCCATGACATTATGGATCCACAACCCTCGATGGGAAGGTGTCCCATTCATCATGAAGGCTGGTAAAGGTAAGTCAATGCTACGTTTGCATAGCTAACCCTCAGCTCTCAACGAATCCAAGGTGGAGATCAGAATTCAATACAAAGATGCGGTCCAAGGTATCTTCTCCGATATTCCTCGAAACGAGCTCGTCCTTCGAATTCAGCCAGATGAAGCCGTCTACGTCAAGATGAACTCCAAGCTTCCTGGTTTCGTCACCCGAGCCGTTCCCACTGAGCTCGACCTCACATACAAGAAGCGATTCACCGATTACTCCATCCCTCAGGCCTACGAGGCGCTCATTCTCGACGCGTTCAAGGGTGATCACTCGAACTTTGTCCGtgatgacgagttggatgTCGCTTGGAAGATCTTCACCCCTATCCTTCACTGGATCgatggagagggtgagtgcacttTGCTCAAGATTCATGCTGACTTTTAGACGCCCCCAAACCTGAAACTTACACCTACGGCTCTCGAGGACCCAAGGAGATTGACAACTTCACTGCCAAATACGGCTACAAGCGAGCGTCAGATGACTAGTGAGTTCAATTCCCTTGAGTTCCGCTGACATTCCGCAGCCACTGGCCTCAGACATCGGCGAGCCTGTAGAAGAGTTGGTCAAGAAGATAATGTACATGCATACGTGTTTGATACAGTATCAACTCTAGCCTGCGTCGGTTTGCTCTGGCTCTGGATGAATCACGGGACGACCGCAACTGCCTGTCAGCGATGCTTTGTCAAGAATATACTCACGAGCATCGTCCATATCCATCATCCACACATtggtcatcttcctcctcgtcagacTCTTCTTT is a window encoding:
- a CDS encoding glucose-6-phosphate dehydrogenase → MSSQDSKRGSIPSMETAGDALKDETVVVVLGASGDLAKKKTFPALFALFAQGLLPKDVHIVGYARTKMDDDEFHKRETQYIKGDEDKIKEFQKISSYISGPYDEDSGFQQLLKHVEELEGKREKPNRVFYMALPPSVFTTVAKGLKKNCYSDKGINRIIIEKPFGKDLESCRQMMTDLKAEWSENETYRIDHYLGKEMIKNMLVLRFGNVFLDASFNKNFISNVQITFKEPFGTEGRGGYFDEFGIIRDVCQNRE